In Rhipicephalus microplus isolate Deutch F79 chromosome 7, USDA_Rmic, whole genome shotgun sequence, one genomic interval encodes:
- the LOC119179532 gene encoding uncharacterized protein LOC119179532 isoform X2 translates to MAKLCVALGLCAAAAFFSLSQFATRRGRQGDDVKALCRWLTSSTVPDRVRQWALTSPLLNCAGLLSQRQAVSSMHPADKSSQEERYEKVFPATTEFPTEPWSLSYEEVASTWLQEGPEQETAKVHPVDTPSQGTRYETVVPAITEFSEPWALSYEELTSTRLQEIPEQERTTVFSSTPTDTALENEQTTNTQASTQSSTSYSDDLTSTHAILVPSHIEEYQTGWSEKATHSEAELPVERNGDTQESFAEDSSIKNQDPQTQAYLTIADKNVEPKQEGLTLKPAPTADQNLDRLLTRPTVLPLQSSNEEHQEKTTFLASNSAFTPQQQVNTNEMATAEFEVKPAEDNTLNELFSVHTTTEEGRVRNKLITSAATYADVEEQEAGSTLGSVLFPRTSQDGRQRSSTPTPPYKPGMEDKTTFFAERVTTEKYHAANEFIASETPYADTEQQETESTIQSVLFPHMSQDDRYWSSTPTPPLKPVVENKTTSMPEVLSSTHTETGRDAYVTTFDKSSQHSTELSGASKPSTNIDAHGEQETAPLLSEDQHKKIPTPYSVSRPSATQPQPDTTVPYDFIQRLNEKNTSDSTPNLPSYTSPVQSPSITVSVASDIISKSEYHTTPPLPELPSNSNYKLSANETAFDTPVPADEARENTTTENLSTESQELTSHASVSLFEHSSSSEQLRDTTAVVASTLANVEKATTTETTPEEPDGPKVVCYFPTWSFFRQGRGHYTPEDIDPRLCTHIIYGFTSLDSDPLHHSDAEKIADVKFHLRNSTLALKTVNRRLKVLLSLGGWYHGIGEDDRCWAFASNATARFRFAQHATTFVAKHRFDGLNVDWASFSGGECEDVPDKRNFVLLLQAIREAFDAYDPDLLLTAAISGNVDVIREAYDVAKIFNQTDFTSVMAYDYFGTESPVVAHYSPLQSATDETNPEMSIEYLLDVLISLEAPLEKLVLGVPFYARSYTLENPRLNYIGAPATGKGYPGPVTATPGVLAYYEICSAIKAGGWTTMMDKRAGVYAYSGDQWVCFDGPRSLTRKARFALKTGLAGLMASDVSMDDFRGECGRKSPLLNAVHRALYPEKATALAKG, encoded by the exons ATGGCGAAGCTGTGCGTAGCACTCGGGCTGTGCGCCGCGGCCGCTTTCTTTTCACTTTCCCAATTTGCAACGCGGCGAGGCCGGCAGGGTGACGACGTCAAAGCCTTGTGCAGATGGCTTACAAGTTCCACCGTGCCAGATAGAGTAAGGCAGTGGGCACTGACATCACCACTCCTGAACTGCGCTGGTTTATTGTCCCAGCGACAAGCAGTGTCATCAATGCATCCTGCTGATAAGTCATCACAGGAGGAGCGATACGAGAAGGTCTTCCCAGCAACGACAGAATTTCCTACGGAGCCATGGTCCTTAAGTTATGAAGAAGTTGCGTCTACATGGCTACAAGAAGGACCAGAACAGGAAACGGCTAAAGTACATCCTGTTGATACGCCATCACAGGGGACTCGATACGAGACGGTAGTACCAGCAATAACGGAATTCTCGGAGCCATGGGCTTTAAGTTACGAAGAACTTACATCTACAAGGCTGCAAGAAATACCGGAACAGGAAAGGACTACAGTGTTCAGTTCCACACCAACAGACACGGCATTGGAAAACGAACAGACGACAAATACGCAGGCGTCAACGCAGTCATCGACTTCGTACAGCGATGATTTGACATCAACTCACGCTATCCTCGTTCCATCGCACATAGAAGAGTACCAAACAGGATGGAGTGAAAAAGCTACACATTCAGAAGCTGAATTACCTGTAGAGCGAAATGGTGACACACAAGAATCATTCGCTGAAGATTCCTCGATTAAAAATCAAGATCCCCAGACACAAGCTTATCTCACCATCGCCGACAAAAATGTGGAGCCCAAACAAGAAGGTTTGACGCTTAAACCAGCACCCACCGCTGATCAGAATTTGGATCGACTGTTAACACGGCCAACCGTACTTCCACTCCAGTCTTCAAATGAAGAACATCAAGAGAAAACGACATTTTTAGCTTCGAACTCAGCTTTCACACCTCAACAGCAAGTAAACACGAATGAAATGGCTACCGCAGAGTTTGAAGTTAAGCCTGCAGAAGACAACACATTGAACGAGCTTTTCTCTGTACATACGACTACAGAAGAAGGCCGTGTCAGAAATAAGTTAATTACTTCAGCAGCAACttacgcggacgttgaagagcaAGAAGCAGGAAGTACCCTAGGCTCTGTTCTCTTCCCTCGCACGAGTCAAGACGGCCGACAGAGGTCATCCACACCGACACCGCCATACAAACCTGGCATGGAAGATAAGACGACATTTTTTGCTGAACGTGTAACTACAGAAAAATATCATGCCGCAAATGAGTTCATTGCTTCAGAGACACCATACGCAGACACTGAACAGCAAGAAACAGAAAGTACcatacaatctgttttgtttcctCATATGAGTCAAGACGACAGATATTGGTCTTCCACACCGACACCACCTTTGAAACCTGTCGTGGAAAACAAGACGACCTCAATGCCGGAGGTACTCTCATCAACACATACAGAAACGGGAAGAGATGCTTACGTTACAACGTTTGACAAGTCATCTCAGCATTCAACAGAACTGTCCGGGGCTTCTAAACCGAGCACTAATATTGATGCACACGGCGAACAAGAAACGGCTCCACTTCTCTCAGAAGACCAACACAAGAAAATTCCAACTCCTTATTCTGTGTCAAGGCCTTCTGCTACACAGCCTCAACCTGACACCACTGTGCCCTATGATTTTATTCAACGCCTCAATGAGAAGAACACGAGTGACTCGACACCGAATCTCCCTTCTTATACATCCCCGGTACAAAGCCCTAGTATAACGGTATCTGTAGCATCTGATATTATTTCAAAATCAGAATATCATACGACCCCACCACTGCCCGAGTTACCCAGTAATTCAAACTATAAGCTTAGTGCGAACGAAACAGCCTTTGATACGCCAGTTCCAGCAGATGAAGCAAGGGAAAACACGACAACTGAGAACCTCTCCACCGAATCTCAAGAACTGACGTCACATGCATCAGTATCCCTGTTCGAACATTCTAGCTCTTCTGAGCAGCTACGCGACACGACAGCAGTTGTTGCGTCCACTCTGGCGAATGTTGAAAAGGCCACAACTACGGAGACCACCCCTGAGGAGCCCGATGGACCAAAAGTGGTCTGCTATTTCCCCACGTGGTCTTTCTTCCGGCAAGGTCGTGGCCATTACACGCCAGAGGACATTGACCCGCGCCTCTGTACACACATCATCTACGGATTCACGTCGTTAGACAGTGACCCGCTTCATCACTCCGACGCTGAGAAGATAGCAGACGTGAAATTCCACTTACGCAAT AGTACCCTCGCTCTAAAGACCGTGAACCGTCGGCTGAAAGTGTTGCTCTCTCTGGGAGGATGGTACCACGGCATCGGCGAGGACGACAGGTGTTGGGCCTTTGCGTCCAATGCCACTGCAAGGTTCAGATTCGCCCAACACGCCACGACTTTCGTAGCCAAACACCGCTTCGATGGTCTCAACGTTGACTGGGCAAGCTTCAGCGGCGGCGAATGCGAAGACGTGCCCGACAAGAGGAACTTCGTGCTGCTTCTGCAG GCTATCCGGGAGGCGTTCGATGCTTACGACCCCGATTTGTTGTTGACAGCTGCCATTTCCGGAAACGTGGATGTCATCAGAGAAGCCTACGATGTGGCAAAAATCTTCAA CCAGACGGACTTCACCAGCGTCATGGCCTACGACTACTTCGGCACTGAGAGCCCCGTGGTCGCCCACTACTCGCCCCTGCAAAGTGCCACGGACGAAACCAACCCAGAGATGAGCATC GAGTACCTGCTCGACGTCCTGATATCACTGGAAGCGCCCTTGGAGAAGCTGGTGCTCGGCGTTCCTTTCTACGCTCGGTCGTACACACTGGAGAACCCTCGTCTGAACTACATCGGGGCACCCGCCACAGGAAAAGGCTATCCCGGTCCGGTTACGGCTACGCCTGGGGTGCTTGCCTACTACGAG
- the LOC119179532 gene encoding uncharacterized protein LOC119179532 isoform X1: protein MGPKEQLILAGSGMAKLCVALGLCAAAAFFSLSQFATRRGRQGDDVKALCRWLTSSTVPDRVRQWALTSPLLNCAGLLSQRQAVSSMHPADKSSQEERYEKVFPATTEFPTEPWSLSYEEVASTWLQEGPEQETAKVHPVDTPSQGTRYETVVPAITEFSEPWALSYEELTSTRLQEIPEQERTTVFSSTPTDTALENEQTTNTQASTQSSTSYSDDLTSTHAILVPSHIEEYQTGWSEKATHSEAELPVERNGDTQESFAEDSSIKNQDPQTQAYLTIADKNVEPKQEGLTLKPAPTADQNLDRLLTRPTVLPLQSSNEEHQEKTTFLASNSAFTPQQQVNTNEMATAEFEVKPAEDNTLNELFSVHTTTEEGRVRNKLITSAATYADVEEQEAGSTLGSVLFPRTSQDGRQRSSTPTPPYKPGMEDKTTFFAERVTTEKYHAANEFIASETPYADTEQQETESTIQSVLFPHMSQDDRYWSSTPTPPLKPVVENKTTSMPEVLSSTHTETGRDAYVTTFDKSSQHSTELSGASKPSTNIDAHGEQETAPLLSEDQHKKIPTPYSVSRPSATQPQPDTTVPYDFIQRLNEKNTSDSTPNLPSYTSPVQSPSITVSVASDIISKSEYHTTPPLPELPSNSNYKLSANETAFDTPVPADEARENTTTENLSTESQELTSHASVSLFEHSSSSEQLRDTTAVVASTLANVEKATTTETTPEEPDGPKVVCYFPTWSFFRQGRGHYTPEDIDPRLCTHIIYGFTSLDSDPLHHSDAEKIADVKFHLRNSTLALKTVNRRLKVLLSLGGWYHGIGEDDRCWAFASNATARFRFAQHATTFVAKHRFDGLNVDWASFSGGECEDVPDKRNFVLLLQAIREAFDAYDPDLLLTAAISGNVDVIREAYDVAKIFNQTDFTSVMAYDYFGTESPVVAHYSPLQSATDETNPEMSIEYLLDVLISLEAPLEKLVLGVPFYARSYTLENPRLNYIGAPATGKGYPGPVTATPGVLAYYEICSAIKAGGWTTMMDKRAGVYAYSGDQWVCFDGPRSLTRKARFALKTGLAGLMASDVSMDDFRGECGRKSPLLNAVHRALYPEKATALAKG from the exons ATGGGCCCA AAAGAACAACTGATACTCGCTGGTTCCGGAATGGCGAAGCTGTGCGTAGCACTCGGGCTGTGCGCCGCGGCCGCTTTCTTTTCACTTTCCCAATTTGCAACGCGGCGAGGCCGGCAGGGTGACGACGTCAAAGCCTTGTGCAGATGGCTTACAAGTTCCACCGTGCCAGATAGAGTAAGGCAGTGGGCACTGACATCACCACTCCTGAACTGCGCTGGTTTATTGTCCCAGCGACAAGCAGTGTCATCAATGCATCCTGCTGATAAGTCATCACAGGAGGAGCGATACGAGAAGGTCTTCCCAGCAACGACAGAATTTCCTACGGAGCCATGGTCCTTAAGTTATGAAGAAGTTGCGTCTACATGGCTACAAGAAGGACCAGAACAGGAAACGGCTAAAGTACATCCTGTTGATACGCCATCACAGGGGACTCGATACGAGACGGTAGTACCAGCAATAACGGAATTCTCGGAGCCATGGGCTTTAAGTTACGAAGAACTTACATCTACAAGGCTGCAAGAAATACCGGAACAGGAAAGGACTACAGTGTTCAGTTCCACACCAACAGACACGGCATTGGAAAACGAACAGACGACAAATACGCAGGCGTCAACGCAGTCATCGACTTCGTACAGCGATGATTTGACATCAACTCACGCTATCCTCGTTCCATCGCACATAGAAGAGTACCAAACAGGATGGAGTGAAAAAGCTACACATTCAGAAGCTGAATTACCTGTAGAGCGAAATGGTGACACACAAGAATCATTCGCTGAAGATTCCTCGATTAAAAATCAAGATCCCCAGACACAAGCTTATCTCACCATCGCCGACAAAAATGTGGAGCCCAAACAAGAAGGTTTGACGCTTAAACCAGCACCCACCGCTGATCAGAATTTGGATCGACTGTTAACACGGCCAACCGTACTTCCACTCCAGTCTTCAAATGAAGAACATCAAGAGAAAACGACATTTTTAGCTTCGAACTCAGCTTTCACACCTCAACAGCAAGTAAACACGAATGAAATGGCTACCGCAGAGTTTGAAGTTAAGCCTGCAGAAGACAACACATTGAACGAGCTTTTCTCTGTACATACGACTACAGAAGAAGGCCGTGTCAGAAATAAGTTAATTACTTCAGCAGCAACttacgcggacgttgaagagcaAGAAGCAGGAAGTACCCTAGGCTCTGTTCTCTTCCCTCGCACGAGTCAAGACGGCCGACAGAGGTCATCCACACCGACACCGCCATACAAACCTGGCATGGAAGATAAGACGACATTTTTTGCTGAACGTGTAACTACAGAAAAATATCATGCCGCAAATGAGTTCATTGCTTCAGAGACACCATACGCAGACACTGAACAGCAAGAAACAGAAAGTACcatacaatctgttttgtttcctCATATGAGTCAAGACGACAGATATTGGTCTTCCACACCGACACCACCTTTGAAACCTGTCGTGGAAAACAAGACGACCTCAATGCCGGAGGTACTCTCATCAACACATACAGAAACGGGAAGAGATGCTTACGTTACAACGTTTGACAAGTCATCTCAGCATTCAACAGAACTGTCCGGGGCTTCTAAACCGAGCACTAATATTGATGCACACGGCGAACAAGAAACGGCTCCACTTCTCTCAGAAGACCAACACAAGAAAATTCCAACTCCTTATTCTGTGTCAAGGCCTTCTGCTACACAGCCTCAACCTGACACCACTGTGCCCTATGATTTTATTCAACGCCTCAATGAGAAGAACACGAGTGACTCGACACCGAATCTCCCTTCTTATACATCCCCGGTACAAAGCCCTAGTATAACGGTATCTGTAGCATCTGATATTATTTCAAAATCAGAATATCATACGACCCCACCACTGCCCGAGTTACCCAGTAATTCAAACTATAAGCTTAGTGCGAACGAAACAGCCTTTGATACGCCAGTTCCAGCAGATGAAGCAAGGGAAAACACGACAACTGAGAACCTCTCCACCGAATCTCAAGAACTGACGTCACATGCATCAGTATCCCTGTTCGAACATTCTAGCTCTTCTGAGCAGCTACGCGACACGACAGCAGTTGTTGCGTCCACTCTGGCGAATGTTGAAAAGGCCACAACTACGGAGACCACCCCTGAGGAGCCCGATGGACCAAAAGTGGTCTGCTATTTCCCCACGTGGTCTTTCTTCCGGCAAGGTCGTGGCCATTACACGCCAGAGGACATTGACCCGCGCCTCTGTACACACATCATCTACGGATTCACGTCGTTAGACAGTGACCCGCTTCATCACTCCGACGCTGAGAAGATAGCAGACGTGAAATTCCACTTACGCAAT AGTACCCTCGCTCTAAAGACCGTGAACCGTCGGCTGAAAGTGTTGCTCTCTCTGGGAGGATGGTACCACGGCATCGGCGAGGACGACAGGTGTTGGGCCTTTGCGTCCAATGCCACTGCAAGGTTCAGATTCGCCCAACACGCCACGACTTTCGTAGCCAAACACCGCTTCGATGGTCTCAACGTTGACTGGGCAAGCTTCAGCGGCGGCGAATGCGAAGACGTGCCCGACAAGAGGAACTTCGTGCTGCTTCTGCAG GCTATCCGGGAGGCGTTCGATGCTTACGACCCCGATTTGTTGTTGACAGCTGCCATTTCCGGAAACGTGGATGTCATCAGAGAAGCCTACGATGTGGCAAAAATCTTCAA CCAGACGGACTTCACCAGCGTCATGGCCTACGACTACTTCGGCACTGAGAGCCCCGTGGTCGCCCACTACTCGCCCCTGCAAAGTGCCACGGACGAAACCAACCCAGAGATGAGCATC GAGTACCTGCTCGACGTCCTGATATCACTGGAAGCGCCCTTGGAGAAGCTGGTGCTCGGCGTTCCTTTCTACGCTCGGTCGTACACACTGGAGAACCCTCGTCTGAACTACATCGGGGCACCCGCCACAGGAAAAGGCTATCCCGGTCCGGTTACGGCTACGCCTGGGGTGCTTGCCTACTACGAG